In Endozoicomonas sp. GU-1, one DNA window encodes the following:
- a CDS encoding ABC transporter permease produces MKDSVKPFVVLIGLLVLWHTLVMAFEMPSYILPGPLAVANSMVENASLLWEHTLVTLSEMLLGLLLGVLLGIILALVLVYFTALRPWLLPPLLITQAIPVFALAPILMLWFGYGLTSKVVMTILVIFFPVATCCYDGLRHTHQGWLDMAQTMGGNRLAILRHIRWPAALPALASGLRVAVVVAPIGAVVGEWVGSSAGLGYLMLQANARLWTDQMFAALTVLAFCSVTLYYTTDRVLRRLIPWQPETSQE; encoded by the coding sequence ATGAAAGACTCCGTCAAACCCTTTGTCGTTCTTATTGGCCTGCTGGTGCTCTGGCATACCCTGGTGATGGCCTTTGAGATGCCATCCTACATCCTTCCCGGTCCGTTAGCAGTGGCCAACAGCATGGTTGAAAATGCCAGCCTGCTGTGGGAACACACGCTGGTTACCCTCAGTGAAATGCTGCTGGGTCTGTTACTTGGTGTTCTGCTGGGCATTATTCTGGCGCTGGTGTTGGTCTATTTTACCGCGTTAAGACCCTGGCTCCTGCCGCCATTGTTGATTACCCAGGCCATTCCGGTCTTTGCGCTCGCACCGATATTGATGCTCTGGTTTGGTTACGGCCTGACGTCGAAAGTGGTGATGACCATTCTGGTGATTTTTTTCCCCGTGGCCACCTGTTGTTATGACGGACTGCGCCATACCCATCAGGGCTGGCTGGATATGGCCCAGACCATGGGCGGCAACCGGCTGGCCATTCTGCGGCATATTCGCTGGCCAGCGGCACTGCCAGCCCTGGCTTCCGGGCTGCGGGTAGCCGTTGTGGTGGCACCGATTGGTGCCGTTGTCGGGGAGTGGGTTGGCTCCAGCGCTGGCCTTGGCTACCTGATGCTTCAGGCCAATGCACGACTCTGGACTGACCAGATGTTTGCTGCGCTCACCGTGCTGGCCTTCTGTTCCGTGACCCTTTACTACACCACCGACCGTGTTTTACGCAGACTCATTCCATGGCAACCGGAGACTTCCCAGGAATAA